The nucleotide window GTCGCGGCGCGCGCGGGTTTCCATCCCGCCGGGGTCGGAGCCGTGGTCGGGCTCGGTCAAGCCGAAGCATCCGATCAATTTTCCTTTGGCCATCTCCGGCAGGTAGCGCAACTTTTGCTCTTCGGTGCCGTTGGCGTAGATCGCGTACATCGAGAGCGCGCTCTGGACGGACGCGAAGGAGCGCAAGCCGGAGTCGCCGGCCTCGAGTTCCTGCATGATCAATCCATAAGCAACGTTGTTCATTCCGGCGCATCCGTAGCCCTTCAAATTGGCGCCGAACATGCCGAGCTCGGCCATTTGCGGGATGAGATGCATCGGAAATTTTTCGTCGGCGAAGGCGCGCTCGATGATGGGCAGGATTTCGCGCTGGACGAAGCGCTTGGCGGTGTCGCGCGCCATCTTCTCTTCGCCGGTGAGTAAATCGTCCAGATGAAAGAAGTCGAGGTCTCTTAACAAATCCGCCATGTTAGCTCCGTGTCAAATCTTAAGACTGTTTTACTTTTCAAAGTTTGATAAATCGCGATTATATCGACGTTATGTCGGCAGTTATCTAGGTGACTGGGAAATGCTATTTAGTCTTGCATGCTCTTGACCTACGACGGCGGGTTCCGCACCCTTTTACAAGGCATGGAAACTCCGTTGTCGCGCATTGTTTGCCTCGTCCTTGAGTATCACGTAGCCTTATACATGAAGTAACCCTATGCATATTGAAACGCTGAAAGTTTTTTGCGACATAATCGAAAGCGGAAGCTTTTCTTATGCCGCGTCACAAAACTTCGTAACCCAGTCGGCGGTCAGCCAGCAGGTCCGGAGCCTGGAAGAGAAATATGACTGCCGATTGATAGAACGCGGTCGCGCCGGAGTCAAACCAACTCCTGCCGGCCAGATTCTCTACACCGCCAGCAAGGAAATCGTACGCCGCTTCCTCGAGCTTGAGAACCGCCTGCGCGAAATCGGCTCGGTCGTGGCCGGCTCGATTCGCGTCGGCACGGTTTACAGCGTCGGTCTGCACGAGCTGCCGCCTTACCTGTCGGAATTTCTGCGCAGCTACCCTGCGGTCAACGTACATCTCGAGTATCTGCGATCGAACAAGATCTACGACGATCTGATCGAAGGCAAAGTGGACTTGGGCGTCGTGGCGTATCCATCGAAGCGGAGCCAGGTGGTATCGGTACCGTTTCGGCACGACGAACTCGTGCTCGCGGTTCCGCCCGACAATCCGCTCGGCAAGAGCACCAAGGTCAATGTCGGGCAACTTCAGGGCGAGAAGTTCGTCGGCTACGAGCGCGACATCCCGACCCGCAAGGCGTCGGACAAGATCCTGCGCGAGCACGGCGTCCGACCGAACTACGTGCTCGAGTTCGACAATATCGAAACGATCAAACGCGCGGTCGAGATCGGGCTCGGATGCGCGATCGTGCCGCGGATGACGGTCGAGAACGAGGTGGCTCGCGGAACGCTCAGGATGCTCGAGTTCCAGGAGGGTACGTTCCTCCGGCCGCTCGCAATCATCTATAAGCGCGGGCGCGAACTGTCGCCGGCCGTGCGCAAGTTTATCGAAGTACTCACCACCAGCACGCTGGTGCCGCGCGCGCGTGGCGAGAAAACCGACGGCAAGGCCGAGCGCGCGACTCGCGCCGAGCGAGCCGATCGTCACGCCGAAGTAAATTCCGAGCGGCTCGAGAAATCAGCGTAGCGGAACCCCAGTTTTCGAAAAACGAACGGCCGGGTGCTGATGCCCCGGCCGTTTTCTTTTTTGGGAGTATCGTCGCGCGACCGCGATCTAGGGTCATAGCGGCGGGCGCTGAAAGCCGCCCAGAGCGCCCTCGGCAGCTTTGGCGATCGCCAATACGGTCTCCTCGCCGAATGCACGCCCGACGATCTGGATGCCGATCGGCAGGCCGTCGCGATCCTTGCCGGCTGGAACTACCGCGCCCGGCAATCCCGCGCAATTGACCCACAGCGCCGGCCAGTTCGCCGCATACAGCGAGAAATTCTTGCCGTCGATATCGACCTCGAACGCGCCGTGCTTGAATGCGGTCACGCAGAACGCAGGCCCGAGGATAATCGGATACTGCTCCATAAATTCCGCGAGCTTCACCCGCCATGCGTCGCGCGCCATCGCGATCTTGAAAAACTCCGCCGCCGATTTTCCCGGCAGCGCGATCATCTGATTGCGGAAGCGCTCGCGCGCCAGATGCAGATGCTCTTTGAGCGCCTCGAGGCCAAGCTGATTGCCGTCGGCCATCGCGTATTGCGGCCACAGTTCGGCGCCCTCCGCCACCGGCGGCGTCACGTCGTCCACCGGGATGCCCAGGTTTTGCAGTTCCTTGCCGGCGCGCTCGATCGCACTGCGAATGTCCTTCGCGACCGGCGTCAGGCTGGTGCCGGTGAAGATCGCGCATCGCACTTTTTTCAGATCGACGCTCTCCGGATGCACGTCCGCCGACGGCACGGTGTACACGGCGGCATGATGCGGCCCCTTCAGGATGTTGTACGAGAGCGTGAGATCATCGACGAAGCGCGCCATCGGACCAATCGTAGCCATGTGCGCAATTGGCGGCGGCGCACCGCCGGGTCCCGGCGGCATGTGACCGGTGCCGGGAATCGTTCCCCAGGTCGGCTTCAGTCCGACGGTGCCGCAGAAGTGCGATGGGATTCGAATCGAGCCGCCGTAGTCGGAACCGAGTCCAAGCGGCGACATCCCGACTGCGAGTGCAGCCGCTTCGCCGCCGCTCGATCCGCCGGGAACGCGATCGCGATTCCACGGATTGTTGGTGGCGCCGAAGACCGGATTGTCGCAGTCATAGTCCATCGCCATCTCGGGCAGATTCGTTTTCGCGATCACGATCGCGCCGGCCGCGCGCAGCCGCGCAACCGTTGGCGCGTCGGCGTCCGGCACGTAATGCTCGAAAATTTTCATGCCGTCGGTCGAGCGCACGCCTTCGGTCATCACGGAATCCTTGATCGAGATCGGCAGCCCTTCGAGCGGACGCGCATTCTTGCCCGCGAGTCGGCGATCGGCCTCTTCGGCCTCACGCCCGCCGCGTTCCTCGACCAGCGTGACGACCGCGTTCAGGCCGTGATTTACCGATTCGATTCGCTCGATGAAGGCCGAGACCATTTCAACTGAAGAGACCTCGCGCGCACGCAGCATCGCGGCGAGTTGATGAGCCGGGGCGAAAAATAGATCGTCCGAAAAAGCCATTTTTGCACCTCGCATGTCCAACCGGAATTATGGGGTTGAAGACGATGCTGAGGGAATATCATCGCGCACGTTTCATTGCACGCACTCCGGACTCGAGAGCGTGATCGCAAGGAAAAAGCGCCTCCTGGATGCTATGCTGATAGCGATGCCGCGATGAGCGCCGCAAAAAATTGTCTGAGCGAAAGAGGCGCGAAAGATCATGACCAACCGAAACTCTTCTTAAGCGTATCTCGATCGATCCGAAAATCTGTTTTGGGAAGCCATGCATCCGTGGCCATCAAATTTGGGTGTCGCTCGTTCTCGATTTCCTCGCGAACGGAGATACAGCCGCTGAGATTCTTGAAAACTACCCGCAACTCGAGGAAGCCGACATCATGGCGTGCATCGCTTACGGCGCCGAGATGGCGCGGGAACGTTTCGTTGAAATCCCAATCGCAGCCAAACCTTGAAAATCAAACTCGACGAAAATCTTGGCAAGCGCTGCGCTGAACTTAATAGTTCTCGATAAGGCACCCTCCTTCGCGATCGTTAGCTGCCTTTTTTCCGTCATTCCGAGCGAAGGCTGCTCCCCTCCGTCATCCTGAGCGAAGGCTGCCGGAGTCGAAGGATCTCGATCGAGCTTTACGAATATTCGACCAGCCAGAGCGATCCAACACTCACCGATCCGATTCCACTTTTGTTATTCTGAGCGAAGCGAAGAATCCCGGATCTGTTTTCTGGCTTTTGTCATGTGCCGACTGCACCCTCACCCTACCTCGTCGCGAGGCGACTCGGCTTCCTCTCCCGCAACAAAGCGGGCGAGGTATAAGAGGGCAGTCTCTGCTCGGGATGATCGACGAGGAGGTAGCGCCGCTCAGCTACCGTACCGCAGCCTGAGGTCGCCTCACTTCAGCGCGGCGCGAATACGATCGCGATCGAAGCCTGCGATCATCTCCTTGCCCGCGATCACGATCGGACGCTTGATGAGATTTGGCTCTTTCGCCATCAGCTTGATGGTCTCGGCCTGCGTGAGGGTCTTGCCCGCAAGACCCATCGCCTTGAACGCCGGACTTTTGGCATTCAGAAAGTCGCGCGGATCGCGGCCGGCGAACAGTTGCTGCAACTCGTACGCGCTGAATGGCGACTTCGCGTAATCGCGATCGTCTGAATCGACGCCAAGCTCGTTGCGCAAGAAACTTCTTGCGTTGCGGCAGGTGGTTCAGGTGGATTTCCAAAGCAGGCGAACTTTCTTCATTGGCAAATCTCCGTGATGGATACGCGCGGGCGGATCGGCCACCCGCGCTTCACATTCTTACTGCTCGAGCGCTCGCGTCACTCGATACTGGTGCTCGGCAAATTCGCCGGACCTGCGCCGCGATCGAACGGCGCGCCCGCGTTCGACGATTGCGGCGCGCTCGGCGGTATCGGTGCGATCGGCGCGACGCTGCGCGAGCTATTGCTCGCCGTCGCAGGAGTGTACGGCGGGGTCGTCGCGGCGGTCGCCTCCGGCGGAGTCCCAGTCGGCCCGCTGAAGTTGAGCGGCTGCTGACCCGCGAGCATCTGCGGCGTCACCACGTAGTCGCCGCCGAGCGCGCTGCGCCAGACGCCGTTCGCCGCCTGCTCGTTGCCGGCAGTTACGACGTATGCGAGCCCGCCGACCACGCTTCCCACGACGGCGTACGTCAGCTTCGCCGGCACATACAGGATATTCACCAGCAGCGCGCCGACTCCGTACCCTGCGCCGGGCCAGTTCACGCCGCCCTGCTCGGGTTGCGGCACCTGCTGCGTCGGCGCCGGCGCTCCGACGTTCTGCGCGCCGGCCAGGCCGGTCATCGGGCCGGCCGGCATCGCGAGTATCAAGAGCGCGAGCAGCGCCGCGATTGCGAAATTTTTCTTCCTCATGATTTCCTCCACCACCTCGTACAAATTAAAAATCGTCACTCCGTTTTCACGACCACGTCGGACGGCAGCAGCGCCATCAGATGCTTAAACGCGCGGTCCAGGTACTCCGCGCTTTTGGATTCGAGCGTCAGCTTGACGCGATATTCGGGGTCGCCGATGCGCGGATACGAGCCGAGCATCAGCTCAGGGAAGTTGCGCACGCAATCGTTCAGATGCTCCGCGAGATTGCCTTCGCCGGTGCTGGTGTAGATCGCGCGCATGAAATACGGATCGGTCGCGAAGCGGCTTCTGAGCGCGAGCAGCTTGGCTTCGAACAGTTGCGGAATTCCCGGCAGCACGTACACGTTTTCGATCTGCACGGTCGGAAAGCGGATATCGCCGCCATCATTCAGGATCGCGCCGTCGGGCACCTCGGCCATCTTGAGGCCGGCCTCGAGCGAGCGTTCCCTGAAATGCTCGCGGATCAGATTTTCGAGTTTGGGATGCATCACGAGCGGACGCCCGAACGCCCGCGCGACGCCTTCCATCGTCAGGTCGTCGTGCGTGGGGCCGACTCCGCCCGAGGTAATCACGAAGTCGAAGCGGCTCGCGCAGTAGGAAACTTCTTCGGCGATAATTGCGATGTCGTCGGGGATGGTTGCGATACGCGCGAGCGCGACGCCCATTTTGCGGAACTCGCGCGCCGCGAAGAACGCGTTCGAATCCTGCACCTTGCCTGAGAGGATTTCGTTGCCCACCACCACCAGCGCGCAGTTGCGTTCTCCCATCTCGATTGCCTGCCTCGCGCGACCGCCTCGACCGGGATTATCGCAAGCGCACGCTGCTCACAGCAAGCCCGCTACGAGGGGCATCCGAAGTCAGCGCGGACTTCGATCTGGCGCCATTTGCGGCGCGGGCACATGGCCTTGAATCTCTGCTATTATGCGGAGGCGGATCGTTTCCTGCCTGTGGAGATCTACCGATGACCACCAATCGAATCGAAATCAATCCGAAGGTGATGATGGGTAAGCCAGTTATCAAAGGCACTCGCATCACGGTGGAGCTGATTCTGTCCAAGCTATCGGAAGGCGCCACGGCCGAAGAATTGATCGAGGAACATCCACACCTGGTTAAGGAAGACATTCGCGCCGCGATTGCTTACGGCGCGGCAAGTGTCGCGCATGAGGAAATTGTCTTCCTTTCGCCGCAACAGAATTCAGCAAAATCCTGAGCGTGAGATTCGTCGCCGACGAGAGTTGCGCGGCGCAGATCGTCGAGGCTTTGC belongs to Candidatus Binatus sp. and includes:
- a CDS encoding LysR family transcriptional regulator, coding for MHIETLKVFCDIIESGSFSYAASQNFVTQSAVSQQVRSLEEKYDCRLIERGRAGVKPTPAGQILYTASKEIVRRFLELENRLREIGSVVAGSIRVGTVYSVGLHELPPYLSEFLRSYPAVNVHLEYLRSNKIYDDLIEGKVDLGVVAYPSKRSQVVSVPFRHDELVLAVPPDNPLGKSTKVNVGQLQGEKFVGYERDIPTRKASDKILREHGVRPNYVLEFDNIETIKRAVEIGLGCAIVPRMTVENEVARGTLRMLEFQEGTFLRPLAIIYKRGRELSPAVRKFIEVLTTSTLVPRARGEKTDGKAERATRAERADRHAEVNSERLEKSA
- a CDS encoding amidase, which codes for MAFSDDLFFAPAHQLAAMLRAREVSSVEMVSAFIERIESVNHGLNAVVTLVEERGGREAEEADRRLAGKNARPLEGLPISIKDSVMTEGVRSTDGMKIFEHYVPDADAPTVARLRAAGAIVIAKTNLPEMAMDYDCDNPVFGATNNPWNRDRVPGGSSGGEAAALAVGMSPLGLGSDYGGSIRIPSHFCGTVGLKPTWGTIPGTGHMPPGPGGAPPPIAHMATIGPMARFVDDLTLSYNILKGPHHAAVYTVPSADVHPESVDLKKVRCAIFTGTSLTPVAKDIRSAIERAGKELQNLGIPVDDVTPPVAEGAELWPQYAMADGNQLGLEALKEHLHLARERFRNQMIALPGKSAAEFFKIAMARDAWRVKLAEFMEQYPIILGPAFCVTAFKHGAFEVDIDGKNFSLYAANWPALWVNCAGLPGAVVPAGKDRDGLPIGIQIVGRAFGEETVLAIAKAAEGALGGFQRPPL
- a CDS encoding DUF433 domain-containing protein — protein: MSIDPKICFGKPCIRGHQIWVSLVLDFLANGDTAAEILENYPQLEEADIMACIAYGAEMARERFVEIPIAAKP
- a CDS encoding molybdopterin-binding protein; this encodes MGERNCALVVVGNEILSGKVQDSNAFFAAREFRKMGVALARIATIPDDIAIIAEEVSYCASRFDFVITSGGVGPTHDDLTMEGVARAFGRPLVMHPKLENLIREHFRERSLEAGLKMAEVPDGAILNDGGDIRFPTVQIENVYVLPGIPQLFEAKLLALRSRFATDPYFMRAIYTSTGEGNLAEHLNDCVRNFPELMLGSYPRIGDPEYRVKLTLESKSAEYLDRAFKHLMALLPSDVVVKTE
- a CDS encoding DUF433 domain-containing protein is translated as MPASRDRLDRDYRKRTLLTASPLRGASEVSADFDLAPFAARAHGLESLLLCGGGSFPACGDLPMTTNRIEINPKVMMGKPVIKGTRITVELILSKLSEGATAEELIEEHPHLVKEDIRAAIAYGAASVAHEEIVFLSPQQNSAKS